In Apostichopus japonicus isolate 1M-3 chromosome 5, ASM3797524v1, whole genome shotgun sequence, a single window of DNA contains:
- the LOC139967279 gene encoding extracellular serine proteinase-like: MRANLILCILAGFVALSFATIAPLYRVNERIQGRYLVTLKERVSLKDAAEDISSAFSVFQFKSGKILKFVKLINTLSVELSDDALDYVRSLDSVLFVEEDGVMKTMAVESWGLDRIDQRNLPMDGTYATHGDGTGVNVYVIDTGIAPNNIDFQGRAVAAYDATGRTDNGGEDCNGHGTHCAGTIGGHLYGVANNVNLFGIRTLGCLGSGSTADIVDGMDWVATNANFPAVASMSLGGSASQTLDLAVTRLSEAGVIVSVAAGNSDANACLYSPARSSDAITVGATDTDDSRAYFSNYGICVDIFAPGVGITSAWIGNDEATSTISGTSMACPHVSGSAALILERHPDATPEMVKSTLLYDATPDLVTDSGFLSPNLLLFSH, from the exons ATGCGTGCTAATCTTATTTTGTGTATCTTGGCTGGGTTTGTAGCCTTATCATTTGCTACTATTGCACCTTTGTACCGAGTCAATGAAAGAATACAGGGCAGATATCTGGTGACTTTAAAG GAAAGAGTCAGTTTGAAGGATGCAGCTGAGGATATTTCATCCGCATTTTCCGTATTTCAATTCAAATCCGGCAAAATCttgaaatttgtcaaattgATTAACACTTTGTCGGTTGAGCTCAGTGATGACGCCCTTGACTAT GTGAGAAGCCTGGATAGTGTTCTATTTGTTGAAGAAGATGGCGTCATGAAGACCATGGCTGTTGAATCTTGGGGATTGGACCGAATAGATCAAAGGAATCTCCCTATGGATGGAACTTATGCCACTCACG GTGACGGCACCGGTGTAAATGTCTACGTCATAGATACAGGTATCGCACCAAACAATATAGACTTCCAGGGGCGTGCCGTGGCAGCTTATGATGCTACTGGTAGAACTGACAACGGG GGCGAAGATTGTAATGGGCATGGCACCCACTGCGCTGGTACAATTGGAGGACATCTTTACGGTGTAGCCAATAATGTGAATCTATTTGGTATTCGAACCCTTGGCTGTCTGGGATCTGGATCAACGGCAGACATTGTTGATG GAATGGACTGGGTGGCTACTAATGCCAATTTTCCAGCGGTAGCTTCAATGTCACTCGGGGGATCTGCCTCACAAACTCTTGATCTAGCAGTTACTAGACTCTCAGAGGCGGGAGTAATTGTCTCTGTGGCAGCTGGCAACAGTGATGCTAATGCTTGTTTATACTCACCTGCAAGATCATCAGAT GCTATCACTGTTGGTGCTACGGACACGGATGATTCCCGTGCTTATTTCTCCAACTACGGAATCTGTGTGGATATCTTTGCTCCTGGTGTCGGCATCACATCAGCATGGATCGGAAATGATGAGGCTACTAGTACAATTAGTGGTACATCCATGGCATGCCCTCACGTCTCAG GATCTGCAGCCCTTATTTTGGAAAGGCACCCTGACGCCACCCCCGAGATGGTCAAGAGTACTCTTTTGTATGATGCTACTCCAGATCTGGTCACTGATTCTGGTTTCCTCTCTCCAAACTTGCTCCTGTTCAGTCACTAA